The genomic stretch GTCGAGGAAGCGCTGCGCGAACTGCAGCGCGTCATGCCGGCGGGCGTCACTGCCGACAATGTGCAGTTCCGCCAGGCGGACTTCATCCAGGCGTCGATCGGCAATGTCCAGACAGTGCTTCTGGAGGCCGTCGCGGTCGTCGCGGTCGTGCTGTTCCTGTTCCTGTTGAACGTGCGGACCACGGCCATCTCGCTCACGGCCATCCCGCTTTCGGTGCTGATCACGGTGGTCGTCTTCCACCTCCTCGGCCTGTCGATCAACACCATGACCCTGGGCGGCCTGGCGATCGCGATCGGCGAGCTGGTGGACGACGCGGTGGTGGATGTCGAGAACGTCTTCCGGCGCCTGCGGGAGAACCGGGAAAAGGGCAATCCCCTGCCGGTCTTCACCGTCGTCGCGAAAGCAAGCCAGGAGGTGCGGTCGGGCATCGTCTACGCGACGATGATCGTGATCCTCGTCTTCGTGCCTCTGTTCGCGCTATCCGGCATCGAGGGCCGGCTGTTTGCGCCCCTCGGCGTCGCCTACATCGTCTCGATCATGGCGTCGCTGATTGTGTCCATCACGGTCACGCCGGTGCTCTGCTACTATCTGCTGCCGCGGATGAAGCGGATGGACCACGGCGACGGCTGGATGGTGCGCAAGCTGAAGGCCGGAAACGAGCGCGCGCTGCTATGGGCGTTCCGGCGCGAGCGGCTGATGTATGTCATGGCCGGTGGCGCTATCGCGGTCGCGGTGGCAACATTGCCATTCCTGCCGCGCGCCTTCCTGCCGCCCTTCAACGAAGGCACGCTCACGATCAGCCTGCAGTTCCAGCCTGGCATCAGCCTGGCCGAGGCCAACCGCCTGGGCACGGCCGCGGAACGGCTGATCATGCAGGTGCCTGAGGTGCGGTCGGTTGGCCGAAGAACCGGCCGCGCCGAACTCGATGAACATGCTGAAGGCGTCCATTCCTCCGAGATCGACGTCACGCTGCACCCTTCCAGCCGTGGCAAGCAGGAGATTGCGGCGGATATCCGTGCGCGCCTCGGAATCATTCCCGGAAGTCTGAATATCGGCCAGCCAATCGGACACCGGCTCGACCACATGCTCTCGGGCGTTCGGGCGGAGATCGCGCTGAAGATCTATGGCGACGACCTCGACACCCTGCGCACCATCGCCGAGCAGATGCAGCAGCGATTGGCCGGAGTGGCAGGCTTGCGCGACCTGCAGATCGAACGGCAGGTGCGTGTCCCGCAGCTGCAAGTGACGGTCAATCACGAACGCGCGGCGCTTCATGGCGTCTCGGCCGCGACCATCGGCCAGGCGGTGCAGGACATGTCCGGCGGCCAGGTCGTCAGCGAGGTTGTCGACGGTGCCCGCCGCTTCGACCTTGTCATGCGGCTTGCCGACCAGGACCGCACCGGCAGCGGGCTGTCGTCGATCATGATCGAGACACCGGGTGGGCGTGTTCCCCTCTCGCTCCTGGCCGAGGTTCGCGATACCGACGGTCCGAACCAGATCCTGCGGGAGAATGGGCGCCGACGCATCGTCGTGCTGGCAAATACCGATGGCAGCGACACAGCGGCGATCGTGCAGCGCATCCGCACCGAAATGGCCAATGCGCCGCTCCCGCCGGGCTACTTCTTCGCGCTGGAAGGCACATTCCAGGCGCAGGAGGAAGCAACCCGCCTGATTGCGATGCTCTCACTTGTCTCGCTGACGCTGATCTTCATGGTACTCTAC from Roseomonas fluvialis encodes the following:
- a CDS encoding efflux RND transporter permease subunit, whose product is MFNFLVSTSLRNRLFVLAAAAILVVYGSLTLRQLPVDVFPDLNKPVVTLLTEAEGLAPEEVELLVSFPIETALNGMPGVTRVRSVSGVGLSIVFVEFDWGTDIWINRQQVGERLSLVRSQLPPNVVPQMAPVSSIMGEIMLVAMSTDGRASPMQLRELADWVVRPRLLTIPGVSQVIPIGGEVKQYRVTPDVSRMHALDITHDQIVTALRQFGANSGGGYVDQAGREYLIRNIGRTTRIEDLANAPIALRNGQPILLRQVAGVDFAARLRRGEAGSMGRPAVILSIQKQPNADTVVVTRAVEEALRELQRVMPAGVTADNVQFRQADFIQASIGNVQTVLLEAVAVVAVVLFLFLLNVRTTAISLTAIPLSVLITVVVFHLLGLSINTMTLGGLAIAIGELVDDAVVDVENVFRRLRENREKGNPLPVFTVVAKASQEVRSGIVYATMIVILVFVPLFALSGIEGRLFAPLGVAYIVSIMASLIVSITVTPVLCYYLLPRMKRMDHGDGWMVRKLKAGNERALLWAFRRERLMYVMAGGAIAVAVATLPFLPRAFLPPFNEGTLTISLQFQPGISLAEANRLGTAAERLIMQVPEVRSVGRRTGRAELDEHAEGVHSSEIDVTLHPSSRGKQEIAADIRARLGIIPGSLNIGQPIGHRLDHMLSGVRAEIALKIYGDDLDTLRTIAEQMQQRLAGVAGLRDLQIERQVRVPQLQVTVNHERAALHGVSAATIGQAVQDMSGGQVVSEVVDGARRFDLVMRLADQDRTGSGLSSIMIETPGGRVPLSLLAEVRDTDGPNQILRENGRRRIVVLANTDGSDTAAIVQRIRTEMANAPLPPGYFFALEGTFQAQEEATRLIAMLSLVSLTLIFMVLYSRYRSAVLALIIMGNVPLALVGAIAALWIAGQPLSVASMIGFITLAGIAARNGILKVSHYLNLALLEGEPWGLGLVVRGSLERLTPVLMTALSAGFALIPLMIGASEPGKEILHPVAVTIFGGLVTATLLDTFLTPLLFHRFGRPALASLMDRQQEMKVAEAY